The genomic region CATTAATGTCCCCCAACAGAAGTTGACAGTAATCGGATGGGCAGATCCAGAAAAAATAGTGAAAGCCATCAGGAAAACTAGAAAGATCGCTACTATATGTTCTCACACTGAGCCGTCAGATCAGCCTCCTGCTCAGCCCACAGAACCACCTCAACCAGCACCTGAAGGTGCAGCCCCACCAGCCCACGAAGCAGCTAACCCTCCCGCAACAGAAGTCCCACCAGCTGAGGCAGCAGCACCACCAGCAGAGCCCCCAAAAGACCCACCACCACCTGAGAATCCACCACCACAACCACCAGAGGAAAAACCATCACCATCATCTGTTGCTATAGAGACCAATGCAAACCAGCCTCCACAATCTTCTGGTCCAAAAGATGTAGGAGAGGTTCATGTAATATACCATCACCCACCTGACTATGGCTATAGATACGGGTATGGTCATAGCTCTGGTGGTCAATGGAACAGGTACCCTAATGGTCATGGGCTTCCACCAGAGCCACCACAGCCTGTTTATGTGACTCACAGCTACAACACATACAGGCCATCACCATATGTCACTGAATATGAGTATATCAGGTCTCCACCACGACACACAACTTACAGTAGGATGGATCATTACAGTGACGATTATCACGAAAATTCTCGCAATGGAAACATCACATCAATCTTCAGCGATGAAAATCCAAATGCGTGTAGGATAGTATGAAAGGTTTGAAGATGACAAGAGATCACGAGGCACTTTCTTTTGCCTcgggaaaaagagaaaacttgTGGAGAATAATCAAGAAACATGATAGAATGTTGGTGGCggtaatatttttctaataagcATGTGAAAATGTTTAGGGAAAGAATGAGATTCCAAGCTTCTTAGTGCCGGAAGAATTGATTCTGCATAGCTGATAACACACACTGCCTGCTATTCAATTCCTGTATGTAGTAGTAGAATCCCATAAAAGAATTACTTATGTTCCAAAACTATACATATCTCTCAGCCTACCATTTTTTGACAAACACCGTCCCTTCTGTATTATACATTTATCTATAGAATTTCTGCTCCTAAAGTTGATATTCTTCTTCCTAAAGAGCTTTCGCCAATGTCCGCAGATGAATATTACTTCCCTTTCAGTTCTCGCCTAATCATCTTTATCATGACAATCCTAATCCTAACCCAGGATTCAGTTCTTTATACTTTAAAGAATTAAGGTCAAAAACTACTGCTCTATACACAGATTATTTATGACAGGATCAGGATGCATGCACTGTAATATTACCAGATACTGATAACCCAATGTTACAAAATTTACATAAGTTGTTAAATTTGGATCATTAGATGTGATATTGCTCTACGAAATATGATACATGTGAAATTGAATTGATACTGTTACCATTACCACAAAATGACATTGATTTCAGAGACCAAAAGCTAAAGGGTCTCCAGGCTGTACTTATGAACGCAGCAACATGAAAAAGGCTCTAGACAGGGACAAAAATGCTCGCCATTTTACAAGTTAATGACAAACTACATTCCCACATTCTTGCACTTGTACAAAAAATACTATAGGCGAGGCATGATagagaattaaaaagaataaacccCCTAATACCTAAAACTTAAATTCATCACAGAAGCAGAGGGCAAAAAACCAAATCGGAGGGCACTTTGGAAATAAGCATATGAAAAGCAGACCAGCACTGCCTCACTGTCGAGAGGATGAAAATAAGCTTCCAGTTAATATCCAGAATCCGTGCATAGGTTGATGAAACACCCACACCCAATGAAGCTTTGCACATAAATACTCCACTATAGAAACTGTGAAAGCATGAATAAACCAATGAGTCCAGCTACTAAGGCATGTTATATGTTCTGAAGCAACAGCAGACAGGATACATGTAAATAAGAACagataaaagatataaatccTTCCAGTGATCAATAAGGGGTTTGGAAACTAgttaataacttaatatacATTGCAGATTATTACTCCCCATCCCAGAAATAAGTATTTTACCCTGGCAGCCGACACCTTATTTTGACTTTTATTACAaactaaattaactttaagTTGGTTCCACCCAAATGCAAAATTCTAGCTCCAGCCCAACCAAAACAATGATCATCCACTCCTGATGCTGAGAACTTTTTAAACATCACATACTAAGGGTCCGTTTGACATTGATCTTGAAGTTGTTATAAACAAAAGCAGTATCTTAAACATGCTGTTTAGGGGTCACTAAAATTTAACTTCTAGGTAAATTAGAGATGTTTTGGTTTTAAAAACTCCAAAACAACAGTCTAAACTGCTTTTTCTTAAATCATCTAAAATGGCACTTTTTGAAATAGCAGATTTCGACCTCAATGTCAAACAGCCTTTAAGGGATGCAGCTCAATTAAGTCATAAAACAATATGATATGGAATCAGTCCAACAAGAGGTCCATCACACAGCTCAAGTGCAAGATAATGATGCTACGGTCCATGCCTTGCTAGtgcatgaaaatgctaagcaaagatcagaacatttcatgggattctcatcaaaacaaacctttatcacttgccttaattggatggttgaataaaagcttgaaaaggggaatatttgctgctcattatgttcagtttttgctgttcataaaggtggacgtttttggagttattctttatttaatttgctgttggaatttcagttttaagtgTGTAATAAAACCTTTGTAATCAGCCTTTAATAGCTGTTACAAagactttctttatttagcacttttatttgCTGTTTAATTAGAGATGTTACAAGGGAATGTGAATCCTTGTAGCTGGTTAGTTTTTAGGAGGAAGTTGAAGAGTTTATCTATGTCATGTAACTCTTCTagtggttgagtataaatagaactcGTGACCAAGTGTTATAGGCATTGAGAGTTGAAAACaaatctgatttctttgtgaaattattctaagtgttttactttgtgtttacacgcccttttgctcttactacttagtgtttgagagtagaagtttgagagtgctttacttagtgtcttgttcttttatttgttcccTACCATTCAAAGTACTCAAACTCATTCCAAAAACGATCCTATTCCTTTTCCACATCACAATACATGTAGGCAGAAGTCTGCAGAATTACCATCATGCAAAATTCGCCTCCCAACTGTGCAAGTTTTGGTGCTGCcaaattatacatataatagAAGTACAATGGTCTGAGGAAAAAGTTAACCTTTATAGGGATTGTCTCTCTAACTATCATCATCACTACTCAATTGGGATTCGTCGTCTTCTTCCCCATAAAATTGCTCCTCGatttcatcttcttcatcatcttcacTATCATTAATTTGTTGATTACGCAACAAGACATTATTTTTGTTCAGGGCAGCCTTGTCAGTCTGCtcaaaagaggaaaaagacaAATGATTAAGTAAACATAACCAAAAGCAACATCAAAACAACAAAAGCATCAGTGAAGTTGTTAACCTGTGCAGTTACAAGCTGCAAACGACCTGATAATTGTAATAAAGGTTGAATAGCCACGCCCCTAGATTTAGTGATCTGAATAAAGATAACACAAATTGAGCATGCCAGTGTAGGGAAAACATGTCTAAGAAAGCAACAAGAATATTTCAAGTTCATAATTCTTATGCTGTAAAAATCAACATGTAAAGAGCA from Ricinus communis isolate WT05 ecotype wild-type chromosome 9, ASM1957865v1, whole genome shotgun sequence harbors:
- the LOC8278789 gene encoding proline-rich protein 2 isoform X1, which codes for MFPELEKPRVTEIQVRMDCNGCVQKIKKALHGINGIYDLYINVPQQKLTVIGWADPEKIVKAIRKTRKIATICSHTEPSDQPPAQPTEPPQPAPEGAAPPAHEAANPPATEVPPAEAAAPPAEPPKDPPPPENPPPQPPEEKPSPSSVAIETNANQPPQSSGPKDVGEVHVIYHHPPDYGYRYGYGHSSGGQWNRYPNGHGLPPEPPQPVYVTHSYNTYRPSPYVTEYEYIRSPPRHTTYSRMDHYSDDYHENSRNGNITSIFSDENPNACRIV
- the LOC8278789 gene encoding proline-rich protein 2 isoform X2 produces the protein MGACRRSRKHCMASMVSTAISIYDLYINVPQQKLTVIGWADPEKIVKAIRKTRKIATICSHTEPSDQPPAQPTEPPQPAPEGAAPPAHEAANPPATEVPPAEAAAPPAEPPKDPPPPENPPPQPPEEKPSPSSVAIETNANQPPQSSGPKDVGEVHVIYHHPPDYGYRYGYGHSSGGQWNRYPNGHGLPPEPPQPVYVTHSYNTYRPSPYVTEYEYIRSPPRHTTYSRMDHYSDDYHENSRNGNITSIFSDENPNACRIV